DNA from Brassica napus cultivar Da-Ae chromosome C4, Da-Ae, whole genome shotgun sequence:
CCATCAACACCCAACAAGATGAAACCTAAAAGGGGAAAGTGGGGATTTGGGCTTACGGGTCCGTGAGAACGATGACGAGCCACCGGAAAGGGAAGACGGGAGGGTTTGGGAGGCAGCGGCTTGTTCTCCGGAAAACCTTTCTCAACGATGCTCCCGACGAGGCTCGAAAGTGGCGCCATGGGGTTAACTCGTCCGCTACTTTGCTCCTTCTCCGTCATCTCTAAACCCtacttctcctcttctcttctcttctgttctgttctgacttcacctaaaatgttttttttttaattaatactagGTTCTATTTCTATAGTGACaaggagaaagttaaattttgCAGGAAAGCCCCCTATATAatccattaattattattaaacctATACATGACTACTACATATGTGTAATAGGATCCGGAAAACGGTGAGACTAGACAAGATTAGCATGTGTTGGGACCAGATTGATAACTGAGTTATCATGACTTTGCAGGTTTTACTTTGATTACAGTCCTACTTTTATTGGATGTGGTCTGATATGTCCCATTTAGTCAGCTGCTCTGTTGTATGTATTGAATGGGGTTTCTGTGCATTGTGGAAAAACTTTTTATAGTTTACTAACATAACATGATGTTCAGTAGTAGTATACAAAGAACTACCAATACACATTGATCTTAATGTATGTTTGTAAACTTAATCTTGAAGAGATGTTTATAAATTGGATCATTCCTTTTAACTTCTTTCCCAATTATCTGCGCTTTAAGCTTATTTGCAGTTGCTTCGAAGTTTTCACAAAACTGCCTAACAGTAGATTATGGCAAAAAGCCTAAATGCAAAATCTACATACAGTAGTTTGTTTATTTTAGCCCACTATCACAACgtagaacaaaaaataaactctTTCTAGACTTTATTAATCTTCAGGATCAAAAAGTCTGTGGTCAGAATCTTGCCTGTCTTCAGCTATGTCAGGGCAATACATTTGAGACATAATCTCAACTGTTCTGTAAAAGTTTTGGTTCCCCGTAAACCGATATGACGCACAAGCAGCATCCAGATTCGTAAGCTCGTCCAAGAGCCTATAATCATCCAGTTATAGAGTTACATACAAGAATGATAGTAACAAGCGTAGAAAGAGGAGGTGTAACCTGAGGATGAAGTTAAAAGCTGGTGTATGAGGTTGCTGATAGAGGAGGCAAGCTTTGGGGAACTATATTATATACTTCTTTACAGCCATCTATCTGCGACATGAACCAGATTCTCCCGAATTATGAAACTACAAACCAGAAACGCCCATATATGCCTTCTGAAGAATTTCCCAACTTCCATTTGAAAATTCTCCATAAAACGAAACTGAAGAATACTCATTTGTTTGGATAACTTTGCATTGTGAACAAATGTTTCTGAGACCAGCATAACGCAATAATTCCAAAGTTATCACCCTCCACCCGCATTTACAAATTAATAGTATACGCATATTATCATCATTCACTTGTTTCAATCTTATCTTAATGACGAGCCTTCATCTTCTACGGTGTGTGTAAGCAGCAAGGGTGCACAATGCTCAGAACCAGCTAAATTTTTGGTTGAATCCTCTCTTTTTTTGCCCCAAATCACGGTGTAGAATCCAAAACACAATATCACTGATCCAATGACACTGCCCACAACACACACATGCAAAACCTATATTCGTTATTACCGTGGCAGTTTATACAGTTATCTAACATGGAACTGTGTAGACTTAAAATAGATACTAAGCATTTCAACAACCTAGAGCTGAGTTATATCTTTATCTGTATAGAAACTAAGACGAGGATAGTGATAATACCTCCCGAGGTGAAGTGCATCACTGAGGAATATAGCACCCATGGCAACTGCGATTGCAATAGACAGTGGCCTAAACAAGGATACATAGACAGGACCCTTCAGATGCAGACCCCATGTGTGTGTAAGCACACTGAATACTGAGGCAAAGACTCCCTGAAACAAAGTGTTTAATGCCTGAGCTTAAAACATAGTCAGTCAGCAATGGAAGCAGATTATAAGGTTTGATTCTCACCGAGTATACGATTGCAGCAAGGGTAATATCCGGTTTAAGCATCCAAGAAGTCCAGTTCCTTTCCGCCAAAAAACATATAGGTGCTGAGACTAGCGTTGCAAATAAGTTGTAGAAGAAGACCACTGTTATTTCTTCAGGGTATAACTCCATGACCAGAGTCTGAAACCATATACAGCTTCGAATTTAGCAAGAGTTTCATGTGCCACCAACAACCCAGAGTATCTAAGTGTTTATACCTGAACAATATACCAGACTGAAACAAAAAAGAACTGTGAAGCAAGCAAAAGGCCACCAACTATCCAGCTTGACTCTGATGAAGTCAAGTGCTGGTGAAGCGAACTGGTAGGAGATGATGAAAGTGTAAAAGATGCAGCAGATAGAACTTTTGGGCCTTTATACAACACAACAACCAGAGCACCAGATATAGATAGAACTCCACCGATGATTTTAGCTTGAGTCGCAGAGCTCCTTAACACTACTTGTTCCATCCTTTACGAGCCACACAAGGAAGCAGAACCAGTTAAGAGTTACATACCCAATAATGATAGTTATAGTAACAAACCACTAAGGTGGAAGTGAAACCTGAAGATAACTGCGAGGGTGAATGTGAAAGCTGGCGTGAGATTGCTCATAGCAGAGGAAAGAGTAGGAGAACTTTGTTCTACACCTTTAAAACCAACCATCTGCGCCATGCACCTGTTCCTCTTAAGTCAACAAACTAGAACACAAAATACCAGAGACATCCATTAATATAGACGCAGGAGCTATATTATTTACCCGAAAAGCCCAAGTAATAACATCTCGAAGAAGAGAGGAGACTTGGCTGAAGGTAATTTTTTAGAtctgcatataaaaaaaatgtaagttcATCATGTTCTTGAGGAATTTTATACTGAGCAAAGGTGAGATCAAGTACCTTCCAAAGATAAGGGCAAGTGGAAGAAGCACAAGTGTTGAAGCAGCATAAGAGTAAAAGATAAAGACATAGAAGTTCAATCCTCTTAGCGATGCAGCCTTGTACAGTGTGTTCGACCCAACAGTGGAACACTCAACAGCAAACATTGCAGCAAAAGGCACAACATCTCTGTGAAAGTACCTCCATGCCACTGTCTCTTCTCCTGTTCTTCTCATGACAGATTTGGTGTCTAAATTCCCAGAAACTGTTTGATGAGATTAAAGTGGGCATAGAATCAATCATTGGGTTGGTGGTCATATCCATCATGCTTGCTAAATggtcattattttatttataagttGACCAATTGACCAAATAATTCACACCACACATTAACAATATCGCTCTTCCCtctcaataattaaaaaaaaaaaaaacaagttgacCTAATACTTCACACCACACAAGGTTCCAAAAGATCATCCCAATCCACATCGTCGACACAAGCAGCATCCAGATTAGTAAGCTCGTCCAAGAGATAGTGATCCAGTTAGAGAGTTACATacaaaaatgatattaacaaGCGTAGCAGAGGAAAGAGAAGGAGGTGTAACCTGAAGATAACTGTGAGGGTGAAGGTAAAAGCTGGTGTGAGAGGTTGTTGATAAAAGAGGAAAGAGTAAGATAACTATATTATATTCCTTTACAGCCAGCTATCTATCTGTGACATGAACCAGATTCTCCCCAATTACGAAACTACACAACAGAAACAAGGAAATGCCCATAAATCTAGAAATACTTTCTGACGTTAATGAAAGAGCTCAAATACCTTCTAAAGATTAGAGACACATGAAGAAAGACAAGTGTAGAAACGACATAGCTGTAGAAGACAAAGACATAGAAGCTCAATCCTCTCAAGGTGGCAGCCTTGAAAAGTCAGTGTGTTAGTTCCAGTCGCGACCATTGCAGTGAACGGCATAACATATGTTACATATCTGCAAAAAATATCCAATACACTGTCTCTTCTTCTGCACCTTTTGCCATAAGATCTGATGTTCATTACTATACAAAAATCTCAGAAGTCAAAGTGATTTCAGAAGCAACCATCCTGCAGCTGAAGAATTTCCCAACTTCCATTTGAACATTCTCCATAAAACGAAAACGAAGAAATTTGTTTACTCATTCGTTTGGGTAACTTTGTATtgtgaaaaaatgtttttgggACTAGCACAACGCAATAATTTGAAAGTTATCACCATCCACCCGcatttacaaataaataatataagcaTATTGTCATTCACTTGCATCAATCTTATCTTAATCACAAGCCTTCATCTTCTACGATATGTGTGTAACCAGCAAGGGTGCACATTGCTCAGAACCAGCTACAGTTTTGGTTGAATCCTCTCTTGTTTTGCCCCAAATCACAGTGTAGAATCCAAGACACAATACCACTGATCCAATGACACTGCCCACGACACATACATGCAAAACCTATATTCGTTACTACCATGGCAGTTTATACAGTTATGTAACATGGAACTGTGTAGACTTAAAATAGATACTAAGCATTTCAAAAACCTAGAGCTGAGCTCTATCTTTCTCTGTAAGAGGAATGAGATAATACCTCCCGAGGTGAAGTGCATCACTGAGGAATATAGCACCCATGGCAACTGCGATTGCAATAGACAGTGGCCTAAACAAGGATACATAGACAGGACCCTTCAGATGCAGACCCCATGTGTGTGTGTAAGCACACTGAATACTGAGGCAAAGACTCCCTGAAACAAAGTGTTTAATGCCTGAGCTTAAAACATAGTCAGTCAGCAATGGAAGCAGAATATATAGAAAAGGTTTGAGTCTCACCGAATATATGATTGCAGCGAGGGTAATATCCGGTTTAAGCACCCAAGAAGTCAAGTTCCTTTCCGCCAATAAACATATAGGTGCTGAGACTAGCGTCGCAAATAAGTTGTAGAAGAAGACTACTGTTATTTCTTCAGGGTATACCTCCATGACCAGAGTCTGAAACCATATACAGCTTCCGAATTTAGCAAGAGTTTTATGTGTCACCAACAACCCAGAGTATCTACGTGTTTATACCTGAACAATATACCAGACTGAAACAAAAAAGTACTGTGAAGCAAGCAAAATGCCACCGACTATCCAACTTGACTCTGATGAAGTCAACTGCTGGTGAGCGAACTGGTAGGAGATGATGAAGGTGTAAAAAATGCAGCAGCTAGAACTTTTGGGCCTTTATACAGCACAACAACCAGAGCACCAGATATAGATAGAACTCCACCAATGATTTTAGCCTGAGTCGCAGAGCTCCTTAACACTACTTGTTCATCCTTTACAAGCCACACAAGGAAGCAGAACCAGTTCAGAGTTACATACCCAATAATGATAGTTATAGTAAGAAACCACGAGGTGGAGTGGAACCTGAAGATAACTGCGAGGGTGAATGTGAAAGCTGGCGTGAGATTGCTCATAGCGGAGGAAAGAGTAGGAAAACTTTGTTCAACCCCTTTAAAACCAACCATTCGCGCCGTGCACCTGTTCCTCTAAGTCAAACAAACTAGAACACAAAAACCGGAGACATCCATTAATCTAGAAGCAGAAGTTATATTATTTACCCGAAAAGCCCGAGTAAGAACAtcttgaagaagagaggagaCTTGGCTGATGGTAATTTTTTAGAtctgcatataaaaaaaaagtaagttcATCATGTTCTTGAGAAATTTCATACTGAACAAAGGTGAGATCAAGTACCTTCCAAAGATGAGGACAAGTGGAAGAAGCACAATGGTTGAAGCAGCATAAGAGTAAAAGATAAAGACATAGGAGTTCAATCCTCTTAACGATGCAGCCTTGTACAGTGTGTTTGTCCCAACAGTGGAACACTCAACCGCAAACATTGCAGCAAACGGCACAACATCTCTGTAAAAGTATCTCCACGCTACTGTATCTTCTCCTGTTCCTCGCATGACAGATTTGATGTCTAAATTCCCAGAAACTGTCTGATGAGATTAAAGCTGGGCATAGAAGCAATCATTGGGTTGGTGGTATAGCACTCATGCTGGCTAAATggtcattattttatttataagtgACACCTTGACAAAATAATTCACACCACATTGaaaatatctctctctctctctccataatttaaaaaaaaaaaacttgaccaAATACTTCACACCACACAAGGTTCCAATCGAATATTCTAATACGTACACCTTAATCAGCTAACCGAAGAGTTTCTCAACTTCCATCTCAATGAAGAAAACTTCCAATCGCATCAGCCTCATCATACAAAGAAAACTTTTCAGATATATTTCTTGGACATCTAATTCTATAAAACTCCATAAGCAGAACCAGTTAGAGTTACATTCGCGGTAGTAACAAGCGTACATGATATCCACACAAGTTTATCgcaaaaagaaagagaatgagGTGTAGCCTGAAGATAACGGCTAGGGTGAAGGTAAAAGCTGGTGTGAGGTATCTGCGACATGAACATGATTCTCCCAAGTTAAGAAACTACACTAGATAAACCAGAAAAAGCCCATAAACCAAGAAACATCACCACATTTTTATTACCCGAGAAGCGCAAGTAAGAAAAtcttgaagaagagaggagaTTTGACTCAAGTCAATCATCTTGACATAGATACATGTAAAAAACAAGTTCATATTCCTGACAACGCTTATACGGAGCATCAAAGAGAATATAAGAAAAGATCAAATACCTTCCAAAGATGATGGAAAGCGGAGGAAGGATTAGTGTTGAAACAACCTAAGTGTACAAGATAAAGGCATAGAAGTTCAATCCCTTAAGTAGCAGCCTTGTACAGCGTGTGCTTGAACCAACCATTGCACACTCCACACCAAAACGGCACAGCATCTCTGCTAAAGTACCTCCAAGCCACTGCTCTTCTCCTATTCCTCTCATTTTAGATGATTGATAAAGACAAAGACTTTGCTTTTGGTGATTTCAAGTGTTCTGCAACAATTGCATCAGCTTTAATCTAATCGTAGTACAAGCAATTTATTAACGCATCAAATCCAAGCGCAATGTCATCTACCGAGTTCTACATTATTACTGACCTTTCGATTGATCCAGCAACACAAGATAACTTATCCAAAGGAGGATCCCCAGAATCGCACCAATGTTCACTCGTAAGTGACGGTGAAACAGAGTCAGGAGCTCACGGAAGGCGACTTTGCCGTCGCCTGTCCGGCGATTTCACCATTTGGTGCTGCCGGCGACACGATGAcggtcaaaaatcaaaataattgatCCTACGGTTAGATTTCGTATTTTTTTGACACTATGGTTGAGTAAATAGCTCGGAACCGAACCTAGCCAAAccaaattatttaaaatcaaaatcgaaCCGGAATTTGTTCGTAAGTTGATtggtttaataaatataaacttaACCGTAACCAGATCGCCTATCCATTTGGATGATATTGTTGGGCTGGGTAGTTCCGCTCATTACTGATCTTATATAAGACCAAAAACATAGGAAACCGTCATTTTTTGTCTTTAGAATTGACCATCAGACACCAACTCGCTCATCCATGCACGTGGGCCCAAGTCTAAAAGCGTTAGtttaatttatcttttgtttttattttaacttttttttaattttcaaagcTTTTACTTTATTACATGTTGTTGTTTTCCAACTTTGCCTCGCACTTCGGAAAATTACAACACCACTTTGTCATTTTCTTCTAGTCTTCCACCATTAAAGCTCAAGAAAACGAAAGGTTAAGATAgaaatagatagatagatagatagatagagagagacAGGAGAGTTCCTTtcactctcttcttcctctgcaaaTCTGACAGAGAAAAAGAGTTCATTTAATTCACGGGAAGCTTAACTTTTTCTGAGAACCTGGATGGGCTTTTAGGTGAGTGTTTGCGTAATCTCTGTTTCTCTCGATGTTGACGATGTTATTGATGAACTCTTCTTCTTATTCCTCCACTTAACTTGGAGCTCTTGTTgttttgtctcagtttctgtTTCCTGGATCTTGAAGTTGAGATCTTTACAAACATGTCTTGGGTTCGATCCGCAATTGAGCAAAAAGACGGCACCTTTGCGTACCCACCACCGTTTTACAGAGACCCAATTCTCCCTCCGCcgtctcctccaccaccgtcCGGTAACAGAATCAGCCCGGCGGTTCTCTTCGTTATCGTCATCCTAGCCGTCTTGTTCTTCATCTCCGGCCTTCTTCATTTGCTCGTTAGGTTTCTCATCAAGCATCCTTCTCCTGCTTCTGCTTCCGCTTCGGCTTCGAGGTCTAACAGATACCCAGAGATCTCTACCAGCGACGCTCTTCAAAGACAGCTTCAACAGCTGTTCCATCTCAACGACTCTGGTCTCGACCAAGCCTTCATCGACGCTTTGCCTGTTTTTCACTACAAAGAAATGGTCGGTGCCTCCAAGGAGCCTTTCGATTGCGCGGTTTGTCTCTGTGAGTTTACTGAGAAAGATAAGCTGAGGTTGTTGCCAACGTGTAGCCATGCCTTTCACCTGAACTGTATTGATACTTGGCTTCAGTCTAACTCGACTTGCCCTCTTTGTCGTGGCACTCTCTTCTCCCCTGGCTTCTCCATGGAGAATCCCATGTTTGACTTCGATGATAtaagagaagaggaggaagagcgTGTAGCTGAGAAAGCTATGGAGATTCAAGAAATCGTTGTGGAGAAAGGGGTTTTACCGGTGAGGTTAGGGAAGTTCAAGAGGCTTGACAATGTTAGTCAAGGACATGAAGGTCATGATGGTGTAGGAGAGACTAGTAGTAGTAATCTAGACGCAAGGAGATGTTTCTCAATGGGTTCGTATCAGTATATACTCGGTAGCTCGGAGCTTAAAGTACCCTTTTGCAACGATAGGCAACTGCGTTTGAAACCTCAGGACAAAGAGTCTCAGGATTCATCAtctgaagagaagaagatgagtaGTGTTGTGGCTAAAGGAGAGAGCTTTTCGGTTTCAAAGATTTGGTTGTGGCCAAAGAAAGACAAGTTCTCTTCAGATGCTCAAAGGAGGTTGCCTTCTTCATCGCTTAACGTCGATGATCTTCCAAAACTTCCATGGATGGAAGAACGTAAGAAGCTGGAGAACGGTGAAAGGTAGTAAGTATCTTTTGCTCATTTTTTCAGTCCGAACCATTGATAAGGTTTTAGAGGGTTTACTGATTATATCTTGGGGGTTTGACAATCATATGTTGTAACATAATGTTATAAGGTTTATAAGAAATTCATATTGCATCTTGGTTGTTAATGATATGAGATTAAAGTTAATTAGGCATGCTCAACAATAGTGGATTCCAAAAGACTGATgctttatctttaatttttctTCACTTTAGAGTCACTggttctcttttctttcttcttttcaatagactttcctttactctcaaaacagaTTCTCTGTTCTTGGTTACATAAGaattttatttactttcaaGTTACAAGTATGGATACAAATTAAAACTTGACTTTGTGTTCACACAGAATCTAGTCTTTGGTGTAggttaagagttttttttttttggctctttGTGTTAagccaaaacaaaaatgaaatcttGCATAAACCAAAGTACCAACTACCTTTAAGACTTCaaatttcaaaagtatgtgGCACTAATGGTTTATGTTTGTTGTTGTAGGGTTGGTATGTTCTTTGACTCTTAAAAGATATATACCATCCCCCACtggattttgattgatttaacccgattgaataaagaaaattttaaagaaaaaatgaacaATTAGAACTCATGATGGATCCATGTAATATCTTGTACTATGAAACAGTAATGCTAATAGTGTTTTTTTACctatgttctaaaaatcggtttacATGGTAATTTGGTCATAACTGAgacaattttattaaaatctgaTTTATACAATTTAAATCAGtctaaatcattttaaattggTTCAAATCTTTTTAATCtggttaaaattgatttaaattgaTATAAACCAGTTAAATCAAATGATGGCTTTCATCGGTTTGTGTCTCTTATGTTATCTCCAATCATGGCACTAAATTTGGTGATGAAATTACACATAATTTGGTGTTGAAATTataccaaatttggtgttttagTGTCAAATTCTTTTTGTCATCTCTAACTATGACACCAAATATTACACCAAAGATAATAATAAtcctcttatatattaattgagaagtcacttaaATGATTTCTACTGATGTGTCGCTGATAGGAGAGATTTTcaattaattgttataatttgattgattgTTTATAGAGTGTGTTACCAATTAAGACACATTTCTGTCTTTTTTTGACAATATAAGACATTTTTCACTTGAGGAGCACATTCCCGGTTCCTAAAGTAATTTTCGGACCAAAATGCCCTCTGCTTGACAAACaagacagttttttttttgattcggTTGAGTTAGTGGAACCCGAGCCTTTTGCTATGACTTAGAGCATGTTTAACGCATGTTCTTAGCCAttatttcttataataaaagaattaaaaataaagcaaaaataggaaagagaaagaagaacgtTTCTAAAACAACGATCTTAAGATATAGCTACTAACACAATTCATATACGTGGCATTCAGTAATTGGTTCTCTTTTTTacagaaaaatgaaaaacagataaattattataatattaatattttttttcttttagcaaCTCTTAACGTTTCTACCCGTTGAACATGCTCTTAGTTTCTTTGTATGAGTTATGAAGGTATGTGAGAATTAATTATGGCCACaagtttaaaaatttcaaagaaGATCCAATAGGttgcgcaaaaaaaaaaaatccaattgcTGGAAAAATAAGATTGTCATAAAAaaaagggctttttgcaaaagtgactcaaaacttggagtcaaacagaaaactaaccttttcttttgactccttttttttttgagattttaaccccacacctgcactttatctacgaaaatgccattaacatttttttttttttttttcgaaaattgcttctttactgtctcaacctcatcttcttcaagtatttacaatactgccactgcaatgaatagtggcaacaaccttgtacgaactgtttgaagcttttaatgccctttaatgcacgtaaatctctttacactctctctgtttcaattgttatgaactaaaaacaacatttctttcactttctctctatattcatccaaaaaactcaagcttttgattcaaaatatgggctatggttgcagagccatatttctttcgttttgacttacggttgctttcgtttgaggttctgggtggttggagaagaccctgtgtgcaaacgaagtcatctcacctagtttaaggtacgaatttgaattttttttcaagatctgttcgcgtagaagacttactagtaagtcatctgtatgtagaagacttactgatgagtcttctggtcaaacggacgacttaaattaagtcgtccagctttgtttgttaaaaaaaaacacttcagacgacttatatatacgtcgtctacgagaaacgggctagttttgcatttgaccgaatcgtgtcagatctttgactatttctggacgacttataattcagtcgtctctgggaaagttaaaatttcaatattttatgaaaacttgacgacttacgtgtaagtcgtcctaggttagttttgtaattgaaaaataaaacttcataatttaactttaaccagacgacttaatataaagtcgtccctccagaagacttaatttaaagtcgtccggggaaagcaaagtcgtccagaatttttcccaattttctggtcaaaccttgcttatcccggacgaccttaaattaagtcgtttagctggacgactttcatctaagtcgtctggagaaagttaaatttcaagtt
Protein-coding regions in this window:
- the LOC111197855 gene encoding WAT1-related protein At5g40240, with the protein product MLLVSTMWIGMIFWNLVWCEVLVSGNLDTKSVMRRTGEETVAWRYFHRDVVPFAAMFAVECSTVGSNTLYKAASLRGLNFYVFIFYSYAASTLVLLPLALIFGRSKKLPSAKSPLFFEMLLLGLFGCMAQMVGFKGVEQSSPTLSSAMSNLTPAFTFTLAVIFRMEQVVLRSSATQAKIIGGVLSISGALVVVLYKGPKVLSAASFTLSSSPTSSLHQHLTSSESSWIVGGLLLASQFFFVSVWYIVQTLVMELYPEEITVVFFYNLFATLVSAPICFLAERNWTSWMLKPDITLAAIVYSGVFASVFSVLTHTWGLHLKGPVYVSLFRPLSIAIAVAMGAIFLSDALHLGSVIGSVILCFGFYTVIWGKKREDSTKNLAGSEHCAPLLLTHTVEDEGSSLR
- the LOC106390957 gene encoding RING-H2 finger protein ATL46-like, producing MSWVRSAIEQKDGTFAYPPPFYRDPILPPPSPPPPSGNRISPAVLFVIVILAVLFFISGLLHLLVRFLIKHPSPASASASASRSNRYPEISTSDALQRQLQQLFHLNDSGLDQAFIDALPVFHYKEMVGASKEPFDCAVCLCEFTEKDKLRLLPTCSHAFHLNCIDTWLQSNSTCPLCRGTLFSPGFSMENPMFDFDDIREEEEERVAEKAMEIQEIVVEKGVLPVRLGKFKRLDNVSQGHEGHDGVGETSSSNLDARRCFSMGSYQYILGSSELKVPFCNDRQLRLKPQDKESQDSSSEEKKMSSVVAKGESFSVSKIWLWPKKDKFSSDAQRRLPSSSLNVDDLPKLPWMEERKKLENGER